One Bufo gargarizans isolate SCDJY-AF-19 chromosome 4, ASM1485885v1, whole genome shotgun sequence DNA window includes the following coding sequences:
- the CALHM4 gene encoding calcium homeostasis modulator protein 4, translating into MSLTSLIAFLKNKESIIFNAIVALLTVGGQQLFSFFAFSCPCSPTDNLRYGLAFLGVPALILLIVGFVFNDNTWRLFTGSTYDFSIQERSRQSLLLKYKLICFVLGSITGRALVAPVTWLAVTLLNGSYYSCAASEFANVDHYDILKNMSPDARKFTLAQFPCAQLVSSNLSRVREEVLLELKYQSQLSGWLLIAFVAVIFFITLCVARCCSPLTYLHLRYWTSYVNNEQNLFDQAADQHSKVFAMENIKRFFGFSPGSKNISEIRIPSRMDWKTISGLDLLKVINQDYCHYSLLHAWSDEEPMDGKVISIDVGQVPVNATPQALSS; encoded by the exons ATGTCTTTAACCTCCCTTATAGCattcctcaaaaacaaagaatcCATCATCTTCAATGCTATAGTGGCCCTGCTGACAGTGGGAGGGCAGCAGCTCTTCTCCTTCTTCGCCTTCAGCTGCCCATGCAGCCCCACAGACAATCTGAGGTATGGATTGGCATTCCTGGGAGTACCAGCCTTGATCCTGCTCATTGTGGGCTTCGTGTTCAATGACAATACATGGAGGCTATTCACAGGCTCCACCTATGACTTCAGCATCCAggagagaagcaggcagagcctCCTCTTGAAGTATAAGCTCATCTGCTTTGTGCTGGGCAGTATCACTGGCAGAGCTCTGGTAGCGCCAGTCACTTGGCTGGCAGTCACCCTGCTAAATGGCTCCTACTATTCCTGTGCTGCCAGCGAGTTTGCCAATGTGGATCACTATGATATCCTTAAGAACATGAGTCCTGACGCCAGAAAGTTCACCCTGGCACAGTTCCCCTGTGCCCAGCTGGTTTCAAGCAATCTCTCCAGGGTCAGAGAAGAAGTGTTACTGGAGCTCAAGTACCAATCACAG CTCAGTGGATGGCTCTTGATAGCATTTGTGGCAGTCATTTTCTTCATCACCCTGTGTGTCGCTAGGTGTTGTTCTCCTCTTACTTACCTTCATCTGAGGTACTGGACCAGCTACGTCAACAATGAACAGAATCTGTTTGATCAAGCAGCAGATCAGCACTCAAAGGTTTTTGCCATGGAAAACATCAAGAGGTTTTTTGGGTTCTCGCCTGGGAGTAAAAACATTTCTGAAATTCGCATCCCTTCACGTATGGACTGGAAGACCATCTCTGGGCTTGACCTGTTAAAGGTCATCAATCAGGACTACTGTCATTACAGTCTTCTACATGCATGGTCAGATGAGGAGCCAATGGATGGAAAAGTTATTTCTATTGATGTAGGACAAGTTCCTGTGAATGCAACTCCCCAAGCTTTATCTTCATAA